A portion of the Candida dubliniensis CD36 chromosome R, complete sequence genome contains these proteins:
- a CDS encoding protein phosphatase, putative (Similar to S. cerevisiae PTC2), with the protein MGQILSQPVVEKHSDEHKDKYLAYGISCMQGWRINMEDSHATILNLYDLPMKKSLSSNSQHDEDSQDSITKSQQQQQQQQPQQNNDFASSTIEKQNSQDIKDADNDTQMSDSDEKLQENKEETDASPPAHIGFFGVYDGHGGEKAAIFTGEKLHYLIKETKEFKQKDYINALKQGFLSCDQEILKDFYMRDDDSGCAATSAIITPDLIVCGNAGDSRTIMSTNGFAKALSFDHKPSNEGEKARICAAGGYVDMGRVNGNLALSRGIGDFDFKKNVDLPAEEQIVTCYPDVIQHNIDYNSDEFVVLACDGIWDCLTSQKCVECVRRGIYEKKSLSTICEEIMDLCCAPTSDGSGIGCDNMSIAIVALLDYTKNETLDQWYEKIISRIEQQKNDPNSLNKYGPISQPYNELYKEMYGEYYDIGQQGQGGNGRSNIGGAAGGASGSGGTNINGNSIFGRSGYDEEEDEEKNVEGRRGDQDESALNGGAISLQKLLASNAITNENGVIYLDTSSAQSLLAHFGVADAGAHEEDDDEEEDEEGEDVHQGLAHEEEEEEESKIEEISEELDDEVKKD; encoded by the coding sequence ATGGGTCAAATCCTTTCACAACCAGTAGTTGAAAAACACTCCGATGAACATAAAGACAAATATTTAGCTTATGGTATATCATGTATGCAAGGATGGAGAATTAATATGGAAGATTCTCATGCTACAATTTTGAACTTGTACGATTTGCCAATGaagaaatcattatcatcgaATTCTCAACACGATGAAGATTCACAAGATTCCATTACGaaatcacaacaacaacaacaacaacaacaaccccagcaaaataatgattttgcCTCATCTACTATTGAAAAACAGAATCTGCAAGATATAAAAGATGCTGACAATGATACTCAAATGAGTGATAGTGATGAAAAACTCCAAGAAAATAAAGAGGAAACTGATGCATCACCACCAGCACATATTGGTTTTTTCGGGGTGTATGATGGTCATGGTGGTGAAAAAGCTGCTATTTTCACTGGAGAAAAATTgcattatttaattaaagaaaccaaagaatttaaacaaaaagattATATCAATGCTTTAAAACAAGGTTTTTTAAGTTGTgatcaagaaattttaaaagatttTTATATGAGAGATGATGATAGTGGATGTGCTGCTACATCAGCAATTATAACTCctgatttaattgtttgTGGTAATGCTGGGGATTCTAGAACTATTATGTCAACTAATGGATTTGCTAAAGCTTTATCATTTGATCATAAACCAAGTAATGAAGGTGAAAAAGCTCGTATTTGTGCTGCTGGTGGATATGTTGATATGGGAAGAGTTAATGGTAATTTAGCTTTATCACGTGGTATtggtgattttgattttaagAAAAATGTTGATTTACCTGCAGAAGAACAAATTGTTACTTGTTATCCTGATGTAATACAAcataatattgattataattctgatgaatttgttgttttagcTTGTGATGGTATTTGGGATTGTTTAACTTCACAAAAATGTGTTGAATGTGTTAGAAGAGGTATTTATGAGAAAAAACtgttatcaacaatttgtgAAGAAATTATGGATTTATGTTGTGCCCCAACTTCTGATGGGTCTGGTATTGGATGTGATAACATGTCAATTGCCATTGTTGCATTATTAGATTATACTAAAAACGAAACTTTAGATCAATGGTATGAGAAAATCATTTCCAGAATTGAACAACAGAAAAATGATCCAAACAGTTTGAATAAATATGGTCCAATTTCTCAACCTTACAATGAATTATACAAAGAAATGTATGGTGAATATTATGATATTGGTCAACAAGGTCAAGGAGGAAATGGTAGATCAAATATTGGTGGTGCTGCAGGTGGTGCaagtggtagtggtggcACTAACATTAATGGTAATTCTATATTTGGAAGAAGTGGatatgatgaagaagaagatgaagaaaaaaatgttgaagGCAGAAGAGGAGATCAAGATGAGTCTGCCTTAAATGGGGGAGCAATTTCTTTACAGAAATTATTGGCCTCCAATGCTAtaacaaatgaaaatggtGTAATATATTTAGATACTTCATCAGCTCAATCTCTTTTAGCTCATTTTGGTGTTGCTGATGCCGGTGCacatgaagaagatgacgatgaagaagaagacgaagaaGGAGAAGATGTTCATCAAGGACTCGCGcatgaagaagaagaagaagaagaatccAAGATTGAAGAAATATCTGAAGAATTAGATGATGAAGTTAAAAAggattga